gagaaagaaattcAAAGTTATGTTTTTTAGATTACAGAGAGTGTTTGGTAGCCGTCATTCGTCGATGCAATTGCCTTAGAGGAGGAAAATTAATTACCAACCAAATAATAATccttacttttctttcttttaagaatttttatttatttctctctttctctctctccatGGCAAATAGTAATTACACCTCTCGTCTCCACCATTAAATGCAATTGCTCAATACGCTCTGCAATAACTCCTCGCTGCCACATTTTCATCCATCTGttttccctttcttcttcactaCTTCACTCTTCTCTCCTCTcctcttctctctttcttcttcctctttggttcttcatcttcttcgtttttcttttttggtttacCTCTTACTCTCTATACCTACTTCTTACCATAAAAGTTCTTGCCAAAGCTGCCCTGGAACCCACCTCAAGATCCCCCGAAAACTGCTCTCGGATTCACAAGGTAATTAAGCTTGATACCAGATCCAAGAAAACTCTTCTCCCTTTGGGTTCTCTTCATGGgctatttttgtttttgaatgaagttttTTGTATAAGtaggtttttatttttgaagagAGAGACCGAGTCTTACAGtaccttttttttctctatttttggcACTTTTAATGCTTATAAGTGGTTTTGCAAAACCACCCATTTTCATTTCTGAATCTTTCTTGCATTTTTATACTGATTTCTTGCCTTGTTCTTGAAGCAGAAAGATAGACATATAGAGAGAGCTAAAGGGAGAAAGGAGACAGTGAAGACAAAGTTGGATTTTTGGTGATCTTAGCTGGGCGTTAcaactatatatttatatagatatttttctatttgctTTTGGGGGGCTTAGCCAGAATTTTATCTTTGTCAACTCTATCTTTCTTGTATTATATTCTGTCTCTCTTACATTGGTACGTGAGAACAAAGATATATAGAGTCCAGAGAGAGAGACTCATTTCAGCGGCAAAACAGAAAAACCAAAGTCAGCCCTTGCCAGAGAATCTATATATGAAAaccctactttctctctctaatctctatataaagttaaaaagaaacaaactcCAATCCCCAAGACCCGCTTAGTAGAGTGAGAGAAGCAGATATCTAGCTATTATCTGTGTAGTTTCACACTTCGCAGCCTGCTTACTAGGGTTCGTGGGTTGCGAAATATGCCTGCCGGAGTGATGAATCCGGCGAGAAACATGCCGTCGATGATTGGGAGTAATGGAAATGTTGGTGGGTTTGGATCCTCTTCAGGGCTTACCCTTGGTCAGGTCTGTGTtttaagttctttattttttttccgtTTTCGTTTTAGGGGCTTTGATCTATAACTGTTCTGCTCATCTGTTTGATTAGTGTACTTAATCTTTTCCACTTTCTTTAACCTCTTTTTCATGTTATACTTAAGACCATATTCTAAATATATCcgatcttttcttctttttctacaGTTAGTGAGCTAGAAAGGTGTATTATGTCGGCGATTAGGTCATTAGTCAGACTAATTGGCCATTTCAAGCAAAATCCTTCTCGATTTTTGCAAAATATAAACGCGTCAAAGTCTTTTGCTCTATCCCAGCACTTGCACAGACActgagagagaaagagaaagagagaacagtaaaaaagaaaaaaacaaagaaaagaaaagacccATATAAACCTTCAAATGGGTTCTATCCTCTTCAAGATCTAATGTTTTTCTTCATGTTATTAGGAAAAGatttcagaaaaaagaaaaagaaagaaaatttactACTTCTGTTTTCTCTTCTTGCTTAAAACATTTCTTACATGTGAGCGCGGCACACAGACACACTTGATCTTATACATAACTATGTGTTTGGGGGTGTTGTGTGTTTAAGCCTTTTGTTTTGAGTGGAATTTTTCCATTCtctgtgtgtttagattgaaAAACAATAAGCTATATAGCTATAGCTTCAGGAATCTTAAAGATCTGTAGATAATGTTCCAGCCAAACATGCTGATGGAGGGCCAACTTCACCATCTGGACATGACTCAAAACACATCCGAAAGCGATTTAGCTCGAATTAGAGATGAAGAATTTGACAGTACTAATACTAAGTCCGGCAGTGATAACCATGAAGGTGCTTCCGGTGATGATCAAGATCCACGCCCCAACAAAAAGAAGCGTTACCATCGCCATACGCAGCATCAGATCCAAGAAATGGAAGCGTAATTTCCTTCTTTATCACCTTAATTGATTAACCAGTAGAAATACATTctattgtcttttgattgacaatcttttctttattgtttttttttgttagtttCTTCAAAGAGTGTCCGCACCCAGATGACAAGCAACGGAAGGAGCTGAGCCGTGAATTAGGGTTAGAACCATTGCAAGTCAAATTTTGGTTCCAAAACAAACGCACCCAGATGAAGGTATAACGTATTTGCACAACCTTTTATTCTGGACTTTACAAATATAGATTTTCACATATATGTCTgctttctttatattattttcttactatAGGGACGTACGTTACAGTATCCTTCTCCTTCCTTTTGGGaagtttttttgttttttgttttttcctgTAATGGGTGTTTCAGTAGTCAAATTCTACTTTAGGATTTTGCATTTTGCTAATTTTAGTTCctttagtattaatttttcacccattttatgttaaatttcttctttctcacaGACTCAGCATGAGCGCCATGAAAACACACAGCTTCGAACTGAGAATGAAAAGCTTAGGGCCGACAATATGAGGTATCGAGAAGCTCTTAGCAACGCCTCTTGTCCTAATTGTGGTGGCCCAACTGCTATTGGTGAAATGTCTTTTGATGAACATCATTTGAGGCTCGAAAATGCTAGATTAAGAGAAgaggtaaaaaaaataaaattagaaaatttatttatttttatccaaTTTCAGAGGCTTAAATGGATGAATATATGCATATTTAATGTTCAactaatatcttttaaattttacagaTCGATCGTATTTCAGCCATCGCTGCAAAGTATGTTGGCAAGCCAGTGGTGAATTATCCTCTTCTATCTGCTCCAATGCCTCCCCGCCCGCTTGAACTTGGTGTTGGGAATTTCGGAGCTCAGCCTGGCATTGGAGGGGAGATGTATGGAGCTGGAGATTTACTTAGATCGATAAGTGCACCTAGTGAGGCTGATAAACCCATGATAATCGAGCTCGCAGTTGCAGCCATGGAGGAACTCCTTAGAATGGCTCAGATGGGTGAACCATTATGGATGAGCAGTCATGATGGAACAAATTCTGCGCTAAATGAAGACGAATACATCAGGATTTTTCCTCGGGGAATTGGACCTAAACCTGCTGGTTTTAAATGCGAGGCTTCCAGAGAAACTGCTCTTGTTATCATGAATCACATCAACCTTGTTGAGTATCTCATGGATGTGGTAGGTTTCCTTGTATTTTCCAGGGAATTAATGTTTGTGTTTATTGCATATAGTCTACAAATTCCAAGATTGAGAAGGCTTAATTCTCTACATTCAATGTCTATGTTGTGGCTTTCAGAACCAATGGTCGACTGTGTTTTCCGGGATTGTCTCAAGAGCGATGACACTGGAAGTATTATCAACAGGAGTAGCAGGGAACTACAATGGAGCCCTGCAAGTGGTAATACATGCATATATTTGGTTCTTTTTAAGGATAGATAGTGCTATGCAGATGTCTGGATGAAAAcattaatattctataatgTCTGACACAGATGACGGCTGAATTCCAACTTCCTACTCCACTTGTTCCAACTAGGGAGAGTTACTTTGTAAGGTACTGTAAGCAACATGCCGAAGGGACTTGGGCAGTTGTTGATGTTTCCTTGGACAATTTACGCCCTAGTCCGGCTGCAAGATGTCGAAGAAGGCCATCTGGATGCTTAATTCAAGAAATGCCTAATGGATACTCGCAGGTAAACTaattcaaaatcttaaaagatcaattgaattaattataattaacatGTAATCATACTAAATTGTAATGAATTCAATATCTCAGGTGACGTGGATTGAACATGTGGAAGTGGATGATAGAGGTGTTCATAGCCTATACAAGCAGCTAGTTAGCTCAGGCCATGCTTTTGGGGCAAAACGTTGGGTAGCTACCTTAGACAGGCAATGCGAGCGCCTTGCAAGTGCCATGGCAACTAACATTCCCACTGGTGAAGTTGGTGGTAATACTAATTATTCCTCGTTATAATTATGAACTAAAGATAACTTATTAGTttcaccaaaaaaaaaaaaagataacttgttagagaaaaaaaagtgtATGATGGGAGCAATCTTATTCTCATATAATAATGAAACACGACACCATTCAATATATGGTAGAATGGACAATGtttttttttgaagatttATATAATGGGGGGAGTAAAATATAGTGTTAAGAAAAACCTATTGTACTGTTGGTAAGGTGGTTGTAGTTAAGTTCGACAAATCTAATGACTTAGAATATTTACAATATCGGCATCGTTTGAAACCGAATCAATTGCGCAGCTCCCAAAACAGTTGATGTATATATGTTAATGTTGCAGTGATAACAAATCAAGAAGGGAGGAAGAGTATGTTGAAGCTGGCGGAGAGAATGGTGATAAGCTTTTGTGCTGGAGTGAGTGCATCCACTGCGCATACATGGACAACACTATCAGGAACTGGGGCTGATGATGTAAGGGTGATGACACGAAAAAGTGTGGATGATCCTGGGAGACCCCCAGGGATTGTGCTTAGTGCTGCAACTTCCTTCTGGCTTCCAGTTCCACCAAAAAGggtttttgattttcttcGTGACGAGAACTCTCGAAATCAGGTAGATGAATTCTAACTTAGAACTGCTTTGCTCTTTGTTTGGAAgaggaaaaagtaaaaagaaagaagaacatAGGAAAAATGGGTggaaaataattcaaaagttTCCTTTTGTACCAtatattctaaatttccaaattgaaaagaaagtacACCTTTCTAGTTTTAAAAACTTTctccattttatattttttctttcatccaAACAAAAGATAGACAAACAATGCCCcagtattttctttctcttccatTTTCTACTCTTCCATAGTTTCCTCTCCCAATTTTCTTTGCTCCCAAATAGTGTTCCagctcaaaaagaaaaaaaataaaataaaacatggaGTTGAATCCGCAAGAGCTACAAGGTAAAATGGTTAAGTTGTGTGAAATCTTTAGCTaactcattattttttatgagctATGTaagttattaaatattatgtaccatatatatgtttattatccatatttaattaaaaatgaaaactaaaacaaatgCACATATATTACTTGAAAAGATTTGTTTCAAGGCCTCTGAAAAATTAGGTGACAGGCAACTGTGCAATTCATGTGTTTGAACTAATATGGGGATTGAAAGATATATGTTTTAATTCCTTGAAGCAATCTGACCATAGATATAATCCCATTAGTATTATTATGCAAGGCTCAGGAACCAAAATGTACCTCTCAAGCTAATTATGTACAATACAATAATtgtgccttttttttttgaaaaaataaaataaaataaactgcACTATCTTTGAATTAAATTGGCAATCCTGTCGGAGTGGATCTAATTATCCAGCTTTTTTGGTCATGCTTGCAGTGGGATATTCTATCGAATGGCGGGGTTGTCCAAGAAATGGCACACATTGCTAATGGCAGGGATACAGGAAACTGTGTGTCTCTTCTTCGAGTAAATGTAAGTACCACACAGGTATTTGTCACCTATTATCCAGTTATATTACATCAGCAGCTTACAGGTACATTTCAATCTGTAAGTCTTCATTGACCCCAAATGATGTTTCAACAATTTTAGAGTGCGAATTCGAGCCAGAGCAACATGCTGATTTTGCAAGAGAGTTGCACAGATCCAACAGCCTCTTTTGTCATCTATGCGCCTGTTGACATCGTCGCGATGAATGTGGTTCTTAATGGTGGGGATCCAGATTATGTAGCTCTTCTCCCCTCAGGATTTGCCATTCTTCCTGATGGGACCACTGCGCATGGTGGAGGCATTGGTGGTGAATCCGTGTCAGCAGGTGGATCTCTTCTGACTGTTGCTTTTCAGATACTGGTCGATTCAGTTCCTACAGCGAAACTATCTCTTGGCTCGGTTGCAACTGTCAACAATTTGATCGCTTGTACTGTTGAGAGGATTAAGGCTGCTTTGTCGTGCGAGAATGCCTGAGCTCCAAATTGTTTTATATTCATACAGGTAAGTTCCTTGTCCCTAGTCCTCGCAAAGCAGGGACTCTCGTGCAGTGAAGATGCTGATTTCATTTTTAACCAAACTTTGCAGCCCAACAGCTTGAGTTTTGTTCTCTTATTGATATTGTTAGTGCAGTTCTTAACTGAAGAAGGAAACAAAGAGAGGAAATGAGAAACAAAAAGATGtgaagattatatatatagaaaagatGGAGAGAGAAGTCAAGAGCGCACCTCAGATGATCATTTTGCACTAAGGGATGGTTTTTGTTTAGGGTTAGAGGGAAACAGACTAAGCATTTCATCACTAGCGTTGAAATGAATTAGAGGTTCGGGTATTGACTTCTccatatgaaaaaaagaatccTAAGTTATAATTAGACCTTATTGTACAAGGTTGAGCTATCTATCCCCTTTTCTTCCAACTTAACAATGTAGTTTAGAGAGGCAGCTACTGGGTTTTCCTTTGCTTTCCTTTTTGCTTTGTGCAAGTAGCTAATTAAATTCTGTCCTCTTTATTTCCTTCTTCAAGTTGTAGTGTGTGTTCTCTGAAGCATCAGTAAGTGGAAAAGAAGCTCACATTTACTGATAAAACATTTGCTcccacccccccccccccccccccaccccccccccccccccccccccccctctTTTTCCCATCTTAAGagctttaaaaaatagactACTTTTCTTACTTGTCTTGTTAGTTTCTGGAGTCtttcttttagtattttgCCTTGTCCAGTTCTAGGTATGTTTCTTTACAGTTATTCTAAGCAATTTGTTGGGGATTAGTAGTTGGTGATAATGGCAGCTGTTTTGCCTTCATATTCTTCTGCTGGAGCAAGCCTTCAACTGCCCTAAAATGAAATTGCTCTGTTCACTagaaattcttatatatactTGGCAACTACATCATctctaaataaaatcaattacatgttgttctttattaaatattaatttatttatcattattaattatcataattaaaaaccaactaataaataatattatatatcattatataattaattttatctacaCATTTAGATCTGATATACATTTATTAGAATATTTAGAACCGAAACACCTAATATAACTCCATATACAGTACTAATAAATTCAGAAATTTCAAGCTTTGCTTTATCAATATTGggtaaaatattttacctGCTTTCAGCAGTATGTTTTCCATTTAAaacattataatttaatacacGTGATTAATAGATTATTAATCTTGTCATGCCTCCATTATTCTATCATCTTGTAATGCAATCATGTCCAATTCCTCTTATGCTTCTACTACAAAATCCTTTCTACTTTCTCTTGTTCCCTACTGTATTTTCTGATCACTTTCTTGCGGCACCATGGCCAGATTTTCATATGCCCTTCTTGACAACCCAGAGGAATTTAATCCCTCTTGTATACTGGCGGTTGCCTTAAGCCAAGATTTTCATATATTAGTATTGGTGATTATTGTTTCACTAATATTATGAAGGCcactttattaatatattccttttatacATGCCCCATTCTCCTCTCAGATAACAAAGTTTAGCAAGTTTCATACTTTTTCTAGACCTAACCAGAACGATGATCACTCCctcttttcaattttgataaattgttttttgTCTGACATAAAATACAgaccattttctctctttaaaggttagtttaatgattaaatatctaaaatatctttttgttatatttatattagtttaatGATTAAGTATCTAAAATACCCTTCATTATAGTTATGTTAgtttaatgaataaatatctaaaatacccttcattaataaatataagtattaaCATTCATAAttaagtttcattttcttaaattcgaAATTGCATATTACTCTCTCTATACCGTAAGTGGCATTTTTTAGTGTTTCACTTGGATTAAGAAAACGATTATTAggtttaattatagaaaaaattagcTAAATGTGATTAAATTGCCCTTTTATAgaaattgtcaaaatttattatatttattccaATATTTCAagtaattcattaatttatccACTTCCACCttatcttaattattattttcttagttttttttGAACCCCGCTCTTTAGATCAAATTGATATGGAGCAAATGGggcattttaataaaataaatctgtCACTAATTCTAACTAATAAAGgtatactaataataataaattgataaaaataccttTAATATGTTTGGaggaaaaacaaagagaaaatttCTCTCCTCCATCTACAACAATTTCCTTCCATTTCTAATCATTTAATACCTTGCCTTTCCCATGCAAGGATTAATGATTTCTGTTTATAAATTGATTTAGCTTCACACATGCATCAACCATCAAGATTTTGATAGAGATTTcaccaaaaagaaaactctCCCGTTATGTGAACAGTTGACAGTAAGGATAAATCTTAAAGTCCTAATACCTCGACCTAATGCACAAAATTTAACAAAAGATTTAGCCATTTATTTGCGTTAGGTAAAGCCTGATAGTCTTAAGGTCTCAACCCAAAGAAATCAATGGAACTGAGGAAAATGAAATTACAGGATCTCTTTATGAAGAATATGCcaatgatgaagatgatgaaagttgttaactatatttagttaatttgttAGTGTAGAGATAAGTATGTATAAGCTGTAGTAGTTAGATGTTATtctaattgtattttttattcttgtaACAAACTTCTATATATATTCAGGTTGAATGAATAGAGAAAGAGGACggaaattaatcaattattagaGTTTCATTAttcacatggtatcagagcagccGCTCACCATACTAAAAACAAATTTttcaaatcaaaactgaaTCCCTAAACTAAATTATGAGTACAGAAGATCCACCTCATACTCAAATCACGAATCCGTCTTTGAATCAaattatcattcaacaagataatGTATCATTCCCTACCAGTGTTATACTGGACGAATCGAATTATTCTCTATGGTCACAGCTCATGGAGATGCATATTGAAGCACAGAATAAGATTGGGTGTTTAACCAGATCGGAAGCGAAGCCTGCAACTACAAATGTGAGATACTCTACCAAGATAACTGAGAATCAAAAGGTAAAGAGCTGGCTGATTGATTCGATGATACCTTCACTAATGCAACGTTTCATCAGACTTCCTACTGCCAAAGATGTTTGGGAGGCAGCAGCAAAAACATTTTACGATGGAACTGATGAAACGAGGTTATTCAAATTGAATCAGAAGTCTTTTGAAATCAAACAAGAGGGCAGACCATTGCCTACGTATTACTCTGAGTTGATGGAAATCTTCCAAGAGATAGATCATCGTACTCAGTCACATGAAGGCACAGTGGATGGAGTAGTAGCGTTGCATTCTGCCATGGCAAGACTACGCGTGCATATATTCCTCAGTGGGCTTGATTTAGACTTTGATCAAGTCCGAGGTGAGATTCTGCGCAAAGACCCTAAACTTGATTTGGAAAAAACATATGCTTATGTTCGAAGAGAAGATCAACAACGTAAGACAATGGGAGGAACAAATGCAACTATGGAGCCTACTGTATTTCAGGTTCAATGGAATTATGGAAAAAACAGGAAAAATGGAGCTGGAAAAAATAGTAACTTGCTGTGTGAACATTGTGGAGAGACTGGTCATACTTAACAGCGTTGTTATGAGATCATTGGGTATCCAGATTAGTGGGACTTTATGCAGAAACCCGGGAAGAAGGCTGTTGCAAAGACGGTTATAACTCATACAAATGGAGGAGAATCCAGAGATTGTGAAAATCCTACTGCTCACGTTGCACTAGCAAGAAGTGTTGGTAAGAATACCCCCTTTACTCTTTTAAGATCGAATACCTGGATAATAGACATAGGTGCATATGATCATATGGTATGCAATTCTGATCGAATTCATTCTTTCATTCCATCCTCTCATTCTACCGTGTCAACAGCAAATGGACCCGAATGTATTGTTAGTGGAGAAGGATccattattctttcaaaaaatcTGAATTTAAAATCTGTGTTGATTGTTCCTACACTGTCTTGTAACTTACTCTCGGTTGGACAAATAACCTTGTCTCTTAACTGTACTGTAACTTTCTGGCCTTCATATTGTGTTTTTCAGGACATCCTGAATCGGGAG
The sequence above is drawn from the Ricinus communis isolate WT05 ecotype wild-type chromosome 7, ASM1957865v1, whole genome shotgun sequence genome and encodes:
- the LOC8274823 gene encoding homeobox-leucine zipper protein HDG2 isoform X1 — translated: MPAGVMNPARNMPSMIGSNGNVGGFGSSSGLTLGQIMFQPNMLMEGQLHHLDMTQNTSESDLARIRDEEFDSTNTKSGSDNHEGASGDDQDPRPNKKKRYHRHTQHQIQEMEAFFKECPHPDDKQRKELSRELGLEPLQVKFWFQNKRTQMKTQHERHENTQLRTENEKLRADNMRYREALSNASCPNCGGPTAIGEMSFDEHHLRLENARLREEIDRISAIAAKYVGKPVVNYPLLSAPMPPRPLELGVGNFGAQPGIGGEMYGAGDLLRSISAPSEADKPMIIELAVAAMEELLRMAQMGEPLWMSSHDGTNSALNEDEYIRIFPRGIGPKPAGFKCEASRETALVIMNHINLVEYLMDVNQWSTVFSGIVSRAMTLEVLSTGVAGNYNGALQVMTAEFQLPTPLVPTRESYFVRYCKQHAEGTWAVVDVSLDNLRPSPAARCRRRPSGCLIQEMPNGYSQVTWIEHVEVDDRGVHSLYKQLVSSGHAFGAKRWVATLDRQCERLASAMATNIPTGEVGVITNQEGRKSMLKLAERMVISFCAGVSASTAHTWTTLSGTGADDVRVMTRKSVDDPGRPPGIVLSAATSFWLPVPPKRVFDFLRDENSRNQWDILSNGGVVQEMAHIANGRDTGNCVSLLRVNVSTTQSANSSQSNMLILQESCTDPTASFVIYAPVDIVAMNVVLNGGDPDYVALLPSGFAILPDGTTAHGGGIGGESVSAGGSLLTVAFQILVDSVPTAKLSLGSVATVNNLIACTVERIKAALSCENA
- the LOC8274823 gene encoding homeobox-leucine zipper protein HDG2 isoform X3, whose translation is MPAGVMNPARNMPSMIGSNGNVGGFGSSSGLTLGQIMFQPNMLMEGQLHHLDMTQNTSESDLARIRDEEFDSTNTKSGSDNHEGASGDDQDPRPNKKKRYHRHTQHQIQEMEAFFKECPHPDDKQRKELSRELGLEPLQVKFWFQNKRTQMKTQHERHENTQLRTENEKLRADNMRYREALSNASCPNCGGPTAIGEMSFDEHHLRLENARLREEIDRISAIAAKYVGKPVVNYPLLSAPMPPRPLELGVGNFGAQPGIGGEMYGAGDLLRSISAPSEADKPMIIELAVAAMEELLRMAQMGEPLWMSSHDGTNSALNEDEYIRIFPRGIGPKPAGFKCEASRETALVIMNHINLVEYLMDVNQWSTVFSGIVSRAMTLEVLSTGVAGNYNGALQVMTAEFQLPTPLVPTRESYFVRYCKQHAEGTWAVVDVSLDNLRPSPAARCRRRPSGCLIQEMPNGYSQVTWIEHVEVDDRGVHSLYKQLVSSGHAFGAKRWVATLDRQCERLASAMATNIPTGEVGVITNQEGRKSMLKLAERMVISFCAGVSASTAHTWTTLSGTGADDVRVMTRKSVDDPGRPPGIVLSAATSFWLPVPPKRVFDFLRDENSRNQWDILSNGGVVQEMAHIANGRDTGNCVSLLRVNSANSSQSNMLILQESCTDPTASFVIYAPVDIVAMNVVLNGGDPDYVALLPSGFAILPDGTTAHGGGIGGESVSAGGSLLTVAFQILVDSVPTAKLSLGSVATVNNLIACTVERIKAALSCENA
- the LOC8274823 gene encoding homeobox-leucine zipper protein HDG2 isoform X5, producing MFQPNMLMEGQLHHLDMTQNTSESDLARIRDEEFDSTNTKSGSDNHEGASGDDQDPRPNKKKRYHRHTQHQIQEMEAFFKECPHPDDKQRKELSRELGLEPLQVKFWFQNKRTQMKTQHERHENTQLRTENEKLRADNMRYREALSNASCPNCGGPTAIGEMSFDEHHLRLENARLREEIDRISAIAAKYVGKPVVNYPLLSAPMPPRPLELGVGNFGAQPGIGGEMYGAGDLLRSISAPSEADKPMIIELAVAAMEELLRMAQMGEPLWMSSHDGTNSALNEDEYIRIFPRGIGPKPAGFKCEASRETALVIMNHINLVEYLMDVNQWSTVFSGIVSRAMTLEVLSTGVAGNYNGALQVMTAEFQLPTPLVPTRESYFVRYCKQHAEGTWAVVDVSLDNLRPSPAARCRRRPSGCLIQEMPNGYSQVTWIEHVEVDDRGVHSLYKQLVSSGHAFGAKRWVATLDRQCERLASAMATNIPTGEVGVITNQEGRKSMLKLAERMVISFCAGVSASTAHTWTTLSGTGADDVRVMTRKSVDDPGRPPGIVLSAATSFWLPVPPKRVFDFLRDENSRNQWDILSNGGVVQEMAHIANGRDTGNCVSLLRVNVSTTQSANSSQSNMLILQESCTDPTASFVIYAPVDIVAMNVVLNGGDPDYVALLPSGFAILPDGTTAHGGGIGGESVSAGGSLLTVAFQILVDSVPTAKLSLGSVATVNNLIACTVERIKAALSCENA
- the LOC8274823 gene encoding homeobox-leucine zipper protein HDG2 isoform X4, producing MPAGVMNPARNMPSMIGSNGNVGGFGSSSGLTLGQPNMLMEGQLHHLDMTQNTSESDLARIRDEEFDSTNTKSGSDNHEGASGDDQDPRPNKKKRYHRHTQHQIQEMEAFFKECPHPDDKQRKELSRELGLEPLQVKFWFQNKRTQMKTQHERHENTQLRTENEKLRADNMRYREALSNASCPNCGGPTAIGEMSFDEHHLRLENARLREEIDRISAIAAKYVGKPVVNYPLLSAPMPPRPLELGVGNFGAQPGIGGEMYGAGDLLRSISAPSEADKPMIIELAVAAMEELLRMAQMGEPLWMSSHDGTNSALNEDEYIRIFPRGIGPKPAGFKCEASRETALVIMNHINLVEYLMDVNQWSTVFSGIVSRAMTLEVLSTGVAGNYNGALQVMTAEFQLPTPLVPTRESYFVRYCKQHAEGTWAVVDVSLDNLRPSPAARCRRRPSGCLIQEMPNGYSQVTWIEHVEVDDRGVHSLYKQLVSSGHAFGAKRWVATLDRQCERLASAMATNIPTGEVGVITNQEGRKSMLKLAERMVISFCAGVSASTAHTWTTLSGTGADDVRVMTRKSVDDPGRPPGIVLSAATSFWLPVPPKRVFDFLRDENSRNQWDILSNGGVVQEMAHIANGRDTGNCVSLLRVNSANSSQSNMLILQESCTDPTASFVIYAPVDIVAMNVVLNGGDPDYVALLPSGFAILPDGTTAHGGGIGGESVSAGGSLLTVAFQILVDSVPTAKLSLGSVATVNNLIACTVERIKAALSCENA
- the LOC8274823 gene encoding homeobox-leucine zipper protein HDG2 isoform X2, whose translation is MPAGVMNPARNMPSMIGSNGNVGGFGSSSGLTLGQPNMLMEGQLHHLDMTQNTSESDLARIRDEEFDSTNTKSGSDNHEGASGDDQDPRPNKKKRYHRHTQHQIQEMEAFFKECPHPDDKQRKELSRELGLEPLQVKFWFQNKRTQMKTQHERHENTQLRTENEKLRADNMRYREALSNASCPNCGGPTAIGEMSFDEHHLRLENARLREEIDRISAIAAKYVGKPVVNYPLLSAPMPPRPLELGVGNFGAQPGIGGEMYGAGDLLRSISAPSEADKPMIIELAVAAMEELLRMAQMGEPLWMSSHDGTNSALNEDEYIRIFPRGIGPKPAGFKCEASRETALVIMNHINLVEYLMDVNQWSTVFSGIVSRAMTLEVLSTGVAGNYNGALQVMTAEFQLPTPLVPTRESYFVRYCKQHAEGTWAVVDVSLDNLRPSPAARCRRRPSGCLIQEMPNGYSQVTWIEHVEVDDRGVHSLYKQLVSSGHAFGAKRWVATLDRQCERLASAMATNIPTGEVGVITNQEGRKSMLKLAERMVISFCAGVSASTAHTWTTLSGTGADDVRVMTRKSVDDPGRPPGIVLSAATSFWLPVPPKRVFDFLRDENSRNQWDILSNGGVVQEMAHIANGRDTGNCVSLLRVNVSTTQSANSSQSNMLILQESCTDPTASFVIYAPVDIVAMNVVLNGGDPDYVALLPSGFAILPDGTTAHGGGIGGESVSAGGSLLTVAFQILVDSVPTAKLSLGSVATVNNLIACTVERIKAALSCENA